One stretch of Acropora muricata isolate sample 2 chromosome 12, ASM3666990v1, whole genome shotgun sequence DNA includes these proteins:
- the LOC136893766 gene encoding uncharacterized protein yields the protein MLFDDTLLDDGQDEALIQAADQGERQAQHQIQLGGNPLATQRGRFRFVPEPLHERRSQKFGVHERVVRLRPVQEGRLIPQQQLADALTRGLRRAVEQVLDQQKVPDTDRFYISLASDRLRSASNAFHLTAQEWRQNGLRAQTLLDNLSKMLNSNEQFEMDDSFNLSVVHVRPPPRGTGTKRQHVPGHQSNVRLKQMKKSVIEMPRDDAGWCARAIVTARGLSLAGQDAKARKQWIHPRRCVHRRQQAAEALAQEVGLGPGAWGPDELTRVAMAPSLIDYKLVVVDASRTYSLVAYGHGDRLLALLYDDHHYDTLTSLKGFLGRSYLCLVCLKGYDHQGQHRCPRNKGEHCSSCLQTDCDEHKAAYRAYRSPDVLCPHCQRHFYGTACLERHRTRTIDGRPQDQDHRPVCQTRRKCPQCRAYLRGSKAIKDHRCGHAQCHACQQYVDIESHQCFIQVRTLDDDDDDDDTVQPPVHVFFDIEAKQVDSRHVPNLLVCQRADDDVFHWWYGDACVQEFLLQLEDWCQGGKQPLTVLAHNFQGYDSYPVIDTLHQLRLKLGQIRNGGKVLQLQCLASSVRFIDSMSFFQMKLAKFPKTFGLTELKKGYFPHLFNTDDHQTYVGSLPDQHYYMPDGMSVDDRDAFRRWHDKLTREGYVFDFRHELLEYCKSDVLLLKQGCMTFKREFEAKAGFDPFDQMTIASACNRYLRTHCLQPNTIACEPLLGWGGRRVNQSSAAFEWLAWEAHLVSTPLRHAHNGGEVRPLPDRRYTVDGFDARTQTVYEFDGCFWHGCPTCFPQRHESHPRLLGRTMDDVFALRQEKHDLLRQHGYLVRSIWECEWSRRRAADPAIQTFLQSHQTPLPLDPRDAFFGGRTNAYQLYRCVEGDERILYYDFKSLYPYVNKYCRYPIGHPQIISQPPVEQGLDAYFGLVCCTILPPTDLLHPVLPYRCSQKLTFPLCATCVRQYIDVPLLDKHVDDCHHTDAQRALTGTWCTPELVVALQKGYRLLHIHQVYHFPDTQVGLFAEYIDTWLKLKEEASGYPEHCTTGHLQREHVRRWNERENIVLHHANIRKNPGQRALSKLMLNSMWGKFGQQTNKTQVKEFIDPPDFWQFLDSSAHDVRWVSPVTEERVEIHYKMQHHCESDSPNLNIFVACFTTCHARLHLYRALDHLGPRVLYSDTDSVVFVQRPDDPPIQPPLGDFLGDFTDELDPGDHIIEFCSGGPKNYGYMTALGNTECKVRGFSLNAEGQAQLNYQVLKQNTLDELRRPQAQPRVTPVVQTHSVHRDAKQYQLSTRSRTKDYKLVYNKRILDPYTFYTFPYGYRTQDHQNTLLLLDM from the coding sequence ATGTTGTTTGACGACACCTTACTCGACGATGGGCAAGACGAGGCTTTGATCCAAGCCGCCGATCAAGGAGAGCGACAAGCGCAACATCAGATTCAATTAGGTGGGAACCCTCTGGCCACCCAACGTGGTCGATTCCGTTTCGTCCCCGAACCTTTGCACGAACGACGAAGTCAAAAGTTTGGCGTGCACGAACGCGTGGTGCGTCTTCGCCCCGTGCAAGAGGGTCGACTCATCCCTCAACAACAGTTGGCCGACGCTCTCACACGCGGGCTACGACGAGCCGTCGAACAAGTCCTCGATCAGCAAAAGGTCCCCGACACGGATCGGTTTTACATCTCGTTAGCCTCCGATCGACTCAGGAGTGCCTCCAACGCGTTTCATTTGACTGCCCAGGAATGGCGGCAAAACGGGTTACGTGCTCAAACGTTATTGGACAATCTGAGTAAAATGTTAAACTCCAACGAACAGTTTGAAATGGACGATTCCTTTAATCTCTCGGTCGTCCACGTTCGACCGCCACCGCGCGGGACTGGGACAAAACGTCAACACGTGCCTGGCCATCAATCGAACGTTCGTCTCAAACAGATGAAAAAATCTGTGATCGAGATGCCTCGGGACGACGCCGGTTGGTGTGCGAGAGCCATCGTCACGGCACGTGGGCTGTCTCTAGCCGGTCAAGATGCCAAGGCTCGTAAACAATGGATCCATCCCCGACGATGCGTGCATCGTCGACAACAAGCCGCCGAAGCTCTCGCCCAGGAAGTGGGACTCGGTCCCGGTGCTTGGGGACCGGACGAATTGACGCGCGTGGCCATGGCGCCTAGTCTGATCGACTACAAGCTCGTCGTCGTCGACGCCTCTCGGACCTACTCGTTGGTGGCGTACGGTCACGGCGACCGACTTCTAGCGTTACTCTACGACGACCACCATTACGATACGCTCACGTCTCTCAAAGGTTTTCTCGGGCGCTCTTACCTCTGTCTCGTGTGTCTCAAGGGATACGATCACCAGGGACAACATCGATGCCCGCGGAACAAAGGGGAACATTGCAGCAGTTGTTTGCAAACGGACTGCGACGAACACAAAGCCGCTTATCGAGCTTACCGATCACCCGACGTATTGTGCCCGCATTGTCAACGTCATTTTTACGGGACCGCTTGTCTCGAACGTCACCGTACACGTACCATTGACGGTCGACCCCAGGACCAAGATCATCGCCCCGTCTGTCAAACGCGACGGAAATGTCCGCAGTGTCGCGCGTACTTGCGCGGATCCAAAGCCATCAAAGATCATCGTTGCGGGCACGCACAATGTCACGCCTGTCAACAATACGTGGACATTGAATCCCATCAATGTTTCATTCAAGTGCGGACCTTggacgatgacgacgacgacgacgacaccGTTCAACCACCCGTTCACGTGTTCTTTGACATTGAAGCCAAACAAGTCGACAGCCGACACGTGCCCAATCTCCTGGTCTGTCAACGCGCCGACGACGACGTCTTCCATTGGTGGTACGGTGACGCGTGCGTTCAAGAGTTTCTGCTCCAATTGGAGGACTGGTGTCAAGGGGGTAAACAACCGCTGACCGTCCTCGCTCATAATTTCCAAGGGTACGACAGTTACCCCGTCATTGACACGTTGCATCAACTCCGTCTCAAATTGGGTCAGATCCGTAACGGGGGTAAAGTCCTCCAACTCCAATGTCTGGCGTCCAGTGTCCGTTTCATCGATTCCATGTccttctttcaaatgaagttggCCAAGTTCCCGAAAACCTTCGGGCTCACCGAACTCAAAAAGGGGTACTTTCCTCATTTGTTCAACACCGACGACCATCAGACTTACGTCGGATCGTTACCCGACCAACACTATTACATGCCCGATGGGATGTCCGTCGACGATCGTGACGCCTTCCGACGCTGGCACGATAAACTCACACGCGAAGGCTACGTGTTTGACTTTCGACACGAACTGCTCGAGTACTGTAAGTCGGACGTCCTGCTCCTTAAACAAGGGTGTATGACGTTCAAACGCGAGTTTGAAGCCAAGGCCGGGTTCGATCCCTTTGATCAGATGACGATCGCGTCGGCTTGCAATCGGTACCTACGGACCCACTGCCTTCAACCCAATACCATCGCCTGCGAACCGTTGCTCGGGTGGGGCGGTCGACGTGTCAATCAGTCGTCGGCGGCCTTCGAATGGTTGGCCTGGGAAGCCCATCTCGTCTCCACACCCCTTCGCCATGCACACAATGGGGGTGAAGTACGACCGCTGCCCGATCGACGTTACACCGTCGATGGGTTCGATGCGAGGACCCAGACCGTCTACGAATTCGACGGGTGTTTCTGGCACGGCTGCCCGACCTGTTTTCCACAACGCCACGAATCGCATCCCAGACTCCTCGGTCGTACCATGGACGACGTCTTCGCCCTACGTCAAGAAAAACACGACCTTCTCCGTCAACATGGCTACCTCGTCCGGTCGATCTGGGAATGTGAGTGGTCGCGTCGACGTGCCGCCGATCCTGCCATCCAAACCTTCCTGCAATCGCACCAGACCCCTCTCCCGCTTGATCCGCGCGATGCCTTCTTCGGTGGACGTACCAATGCCTACCAACTCTACCGGTGCGTGGAAGGGGACGAACGGATCCTCTACTACGATTTCAAGAGCCTGTACCCTTACGTAAACAAGTACTGCCGCTACCCTATCGGTCATCCTCAGATCATCTCTCAACCACCCGTCGAACAAGGGCTCGACGCGTATTTCGGGCTCGTGTGTTGTACCATCTTACCACCCACGGATCTATTGCATCCCGTCTTGCCGTACCGATGCAGTCAGAAACTCACGTTCCCCTTGTGTGCCACCTGCGTCCGTCAGTACATCGACGTCCCACTACTCGACAAGCACGTGGACGACTGCCATCACACCGACGCTCAACGCGCTCTCACCGGCACGTGGTGCACGCCTGAACTCGTCGTGGCCCTCCAGAAAGGGTACCGACTCCTCCACATTCATCAGGTCTACCATTTCCCCGACACGCAAGTGGGACTCTTTGCCGAGTACATCGACACGTGGCTCAAACTCAAGGAAGAAGCCAGCGGGTATCCCGAGCACTGCACCACAGGACACCTACAACGCGAACACGTCCGACGATGGAACGAACGCGAAAACATTGTTCTCCATCATGCCAATATCCGCAAGAACCCCGGGCAACGTGCTCTGTCTAAACTCATGCTGAATTCCATGTGGGGGAAATTCGGGCAACAGACCAACAAGACACAAGTCAAAGAATTCATCGATCCGCCCGATTTCTGGCAGTTCCTGGATAGCAGCGCCCACGACGTGCGCTGGGTCAGCCCCGTCACCGAAGAACGGGTCGAAATCCACTACAAGATGCAACACCACTGCGAATCGGATTCGCCCAATCTCAATATCTTCGTGGCCTGTTTCACTACCTGTCATGCCAGACTCCATCTCTACCGCGCCCTCGATCATCTCGGTCCGCGGGTTCTCTATTCCGACACCGATTCTGTCGTCTTCGTCCAAAGACCCGACGATCCACCTATCCAACCCCCGCTCGGGGATTTTCTCGGTGATTTCACCGATGAACTCGACCCAGGCGACCACATCATCGAATTCTGTTCCGGAGGACCCAAGAACTACGGTTACATGACCGCCCTCGGTAACACCGAATGCAAGGTCCGCGGTTTCTCCCTCAACGCCGAAGGACAAGCCCAACTCAACTATCAAGTCCTCAAGCAAAACACCCTGGATGAACTCAGGAGGCCTCAAGCCCAACCGCGTGTCACCCCCGTCGTCCAAACCCACAGCGTGCACAGGGATGCCAAACAGTATCAACTCAGCACCCGATCCCGTACCAAAGACTACAAACTGGTCTACAACAAACGGATCCTCGATCCTTACACGTTCTACACGTTCCCGTATGGTTACCGCACCCAAgatcatcaaaacacacttttgttattagacatgtaa
- the LOC136893767 gene encoding uncharacterized protein has product MFRTPSNILVVGPSGSGKTVFVSELLKEPHRYFRPVPKRVHYCYGAMQPLLQTLRDKYKVGLHEGLPTTTDLTKWFGNDGGILVLDDLMAEGGNDKQVLDLFTKHSHHRNITVIYLCQDMFPREKYAKTINRQAHYIVAFKSPRDKLGLKNLLLQAFPTRWKDVMDVFDRATRRPFGYIMLDLHPASDDRMRVFADLLHKEGITKGYRIKEVDENGST; this is encoded by the coding sequence ATGTTTCGCACCCCATCCAACATTTTGGTGGTCGGTCCCTCGGGGAGCGGCAAGACCGTGTTCGTGTcggaattgttgaaagaacccCATCGGTATTTTCGACCCGTACCTAAACGTGTGCATTATTGTTATGGGGCCATGCAACCGTTATTGCAAACATTGCGCGACAAGTACAAGGTCGGACTGCACGAAGGGTTACCTACTACGACCGATCTGACAAAGTGGTTTGGGAACGACGGTGGGATCTTGGTCTTGGACGATCTGATGGCCGAAGGGGGGAACGACAAACAAGTGTTGGATCTATTCACCAAACATTCGCATCATCGGAACATCACGGTGATTTACTTGTGTCAAGACATGTTTCCGCGCGAAAAATATGCCAAGACCATCAATCGTCAAGCGCATTACATCGTGGCCTTCAAGAGCCCTCGCGATAAATTGGGTCTGAAGAATTTACTCTTGCAAGCGTTTCCGACTCGATGGAAAGACGTGATGGACGTCTTTGACAGAGCCACGCGACGACCGTTTGGGTACATCATGTTGGATTTACATCCGGCGTCGGACGATCGCATGCGCGTGTTTGCGGATCTGCTACATAAAGAGGGTATCACGAAAGGTTACCGCATAAAAGAGGTCGACGAGAATGGCTCGACGTGA
- the LOC136893768 gene encoding uncharacterized protein F54H12.2-like, with translation MQAHNLSARVMSPELQVFQVPKTDTSMLGVRFTQVRPVITGINPMEFLIPATETFLDLSRSYFEMEVQIKTSANANTAYNTVMYPVTNLAHSMIKQLSVHVNGVLLEPQTDHYHYKAFFQTILNNSRNDGETSLHPQGWYNDFDLPALLTADAVDKTHNDYKELTETQKRGVAAMKNLGLQFTGGKFYTMFFAPNSPLFYTGKLLVPMQEVSIKMYFNDPSVFMLSPAASDAAAIKAKALSDEAIKITLNLCQVTVAPSIYRQITAARTRSTARYPLHASKIRTFSMASGLTDFDQDQLFTNRVPVRVLVGLLHNSAFNGAYRRSPFAFEKFGLTLIRMTINGEEYPYKNALELVHNDGSKDNFGYRRLLETMASYQTGEAPMILPEMWGQTVRLDDDADAVVNASGNVTLFAFNFTPDGRPTAPTFHPPQSGNVRLQFKLNASAGHAITVLIYAEFENVMEIDNNNGVLYNDDS, from the coding sequence ATGCAAGCCCATAACTTATCGGCGCGGGTCATGAGCCCCGAATTGCAAGTGTTCCAAGTCCCCAAGACGGACACGTCCATGTTGGGGGTCCGGTTCACCCAAGTGCGACCGGTGATCACTGGCATCAATCCGATGGAATTTTTGATCCCGGCCACCGAAACCTTCCTGGATTTGAGTCgaagttattttgaaatggaagTCCAGATCAAGACCAGCGCGAATGCCAACACGGCGTACAACACGGTCATGTATCCCGTGACCAATTTGGCGCATTCCATGATCAAACAGTTATCCGTCCACGTCAATGGTGTACTCTTGGAACCCCAGAcggatcattatcattacaaagCCTTCTTCCAGACCATCTTGAACAACAGTCGGAACGATGGGGAGACCAGTCTGCATCCACAAGGCTGGTACAACGATTTCGATTTACCAGCACTCTTGACGGCCGACGCGGTCGATAAGACGCACAATGACTACAAGGAATTGACAGAAACTCAAAAAAGAGGCGTAGCCGCCATGAAAAACTTGGGGTTGCAGTTTACTGGGGGTAAATTCTATACGATGTTCTTCGCCCCCAATTCACCATTGTTCTATACTGGCAAGTTATTGGTCCCTATGCAAGAAGTGTCCATCAAGATGTACTTCAATGACCCAAGTGTCTTCATGCTGAGTCCAGCCGCTTCGGACGCTGCAGCCATCAAAGCCAAAGCCTTGAGCGACGAAGCCATCAAGATCACCTTGAACCTGTGTCAGGTGACCGTCGCACCGTCCATCTACAGACAAATTACAGCAGCTAGAACGAGATCGACGGCCAGGTACCCATTGCATGCCTCCAAGATCCGGACATTTTCCATGGCCAGTGGGTTAACAGACTTTGACCAAGATCAATTGTTCACCAATCGCGTCCCCGTACGCGTTTTGGTAGGATTGTTACACAACAGTGCTTTCAATGGAGCGTACAGACGCAGTccctttgcctttgaaaagtttgGCCTGACTTTGATCAGGATGACCATCAATGGAGAAGAATACCCTTACAAGAATGCCCTGGAATTAGTGCACAACGATGGATCCAAAGATAATTTTGGGTACAGacgtttattggaaaccatGGCGTCGTATCAGACGGGAGAAGCCCCCATGATACTACCAGAAATGTGGGGTCAGACTGTTAGACTGGATGATGATGCAGATGCCGTCGTGAATGCCTCTGGGAACGTGACGCTGTTTGCGTTCAATTTCACCCCAGACGGTCGACCCACCGCACCTACCTTCCATCCCCCTCAGAGCGGGAACGTGCGTTTACAGTTTAAACTGAATGCCTCAGCCGGCCATGCCATCACAGTGTTGATCTATGCTGAATTTGAGAATGTCATGGAAATCGATAATAACAACGGTGTGTTGTACAACGACGACAGTTGA